One Xylocopa sonorina isolate GNS202 unplaced genomic scaffold, iyXylSono1_principal scaffold0014, whole genome shotgun sequence genomic window carries:
- the LOC143431879 gene encoding uncharacterized protein LOC143431879, with protein MQSLHNNNRLIKTLRHSQSMNREHIPIPANIKLADPTLAFGAGPTLSFLSTQLGWRIGGSILGHDNKAKPASQTYCSAKMQFDLERFWKIEENATQTHLSLDEAFQTAHTTAGKGQTHKGRTDDQPGYYLPHHAVIKESSQTTKKYVLTGDIEKMYRQFLVREEDRRFQKILWRNSSGNIQPYHLDTVTFGLSAAPYLATRCIHQLANGEAEQYPLAANTLKQDLYVDGGEQEATIKTLGIYWNSQTDTINYSVSPVSIGNQVSKRSILSDIAKIFDPLGLLGPVVVKAKILLQQLWLLKLHWDETSSTYNSHGLDNKTTLDEADDIQLHCFCDASEKAFGACIYLRTFKRGQVQCTLLCSRIRVAPLKQGYITLSNKQPTSNRGEQFFGPIESQRYRTKQTPQSGDISHQSTTQRIYYPEECPLRTLPLSEPETLPEVKRQVCLGKTAHNRILYLVQAECFPSEMQDLKEGRVRPESKLNALSPFLDPDGLIRVGGRLQNSNLTYDRKHPIILPQSHHITSLIIEQAHIRNLHSGILSTLRNIRQRYWPSDIENTKQIYFQE; from the exons ATGCAATCACTACACAACAACAACCGTTTAATCAAAACACTCAGACATTC CCAGTCAATGAATCGAGAACACATTCCAATACCAGCGAACATTAAACTAGCTGACCCAACGTTAGCATTCGGAGCTGGACCAACCTTATCATTTCTCAGC ACACAGCTAGGTTGGAGAATAGGCGGCAGCATTCTCGGACATGACAACAAGGCAAAACCTGCATCTCAAACGTACTGCAGTGCCAAAATGCAATTTGATCTCGAAAGGTTCTGGAAAATAGAAGAAAACGCAACTCAAACACATCTCTCACTCGACGAAGCATTTCAAACAGCACATACAACGGCTGGAAAAGGGCAG ACACATAAGGGAAGAACCGACGACCAACCAGGATACTACCTGCCGCACCATGCCGTCATAAAGGAATCTAGCCAAACGACCAAG AAATACGTGCTGACTGgcgacatcgagaagatgtaccgGCAATTCCTTGTGCGAGAAGAGGACCGCCGTTTCCAGAAGATCCTATGGAGGAACTCCAGTGGCAACATTCAACCATATCACCTCGACACAGTGACGTTCGGACTCTCCGCTGCTCCGTATCTGGCGACGCGATGCATCCACCAATTAGCCAACGGTGAAGCAGAGCAATACCCACTGGCAGCCAATACATTAAAACAAGACCTCTACGTAGACGGTGGCG AACAAGAGGCGACAATAAAAACACTCGGCATCTACTGGAACTCACAAACAGACACCATCAATTATTCGGTAAGTCCAGTTTCCATCGGCAACCAAGTTTCCAAACGATCTATTCTATCCGACATCGCCAAAATCTTCGACCCACTCGGTCTGCTCGGTCCGGTGGTCGTCAAGGCAAAAATTCTCCTACAACAACTGTGGCTGCTGAAACTACATTGGGACGAAACCAGTTCCACCTACAATTCACACGGCCTA GACAATAAAACAACACTGGACGAGGCAGACGACATCCAATTGCACTGCTTCTGCGACGCCAGTGAGAAGGCATTCGGAGCGTGCATCTACCTGCGGACGTTCAAGAGAGGCCAAGTGCAGTGTACCTTGCTGTGTAGTCGCATACGAGTTGCACCGCTCAAG CAAGGTTATATCACTCTGTCCAACAAGCAACCAACATCAAACCGAGGAGAACAATTTTTTGGA CCAATCGAGTCTCAGAGATACAGGACAAAACAAACGCCGCAGAGTGGCGACATATCTCATCAGAGCACAACCCAGCGGATCTATTATCCAGAGGAGTGTCCCCTGAGGACTTTACCACTTAGTGAACCAGAAACTCTTCCAGAAGTCAAAAGGCAAGTATGCTTGGGCAAGACTGCACACAATCGCATTCTCTATTTGGTACAGGCCGAATGTTTCCCATCAGAAATGCAAGACTTAAAGGAAGGAAGGGTGAGACCGGAAAGCAAACTAAATGCTCTCAGTCCTTTTCTGGATCCAGATGGCCTGATACGCGTTGGAGGGCGCCTCCAAAATTCAAATCTCACTTACGATCGCAAACATCCGATAATTCTTCCACAATCACACCACATCACATCATTGATCATTGAACAAGCACATATCCGCAACCTCCATTCAGGCATTCTGTCCACTCTACGCAACATCCGCCAGAGATACTGGCCGTCCGAT ATTGAAAATACAAAACAAATTTATTTCCAAGAGTAA
- the LOC143431881 gene encoding uncharacterized protein LOC143431881, with protein sequence MTSSGPNGVKLPKIDLPRFDGRIEHWLNFKAQFSFIDNQVCLTDTQKFYYLKSALSSEAAETINAVDSTGDNYPHAWELLNRTYANKRLIIWRHGELILETPPIERNSSSSIRRLINNVRQHLKSLKSLGKPVDTWDTVIILNLLSKLDRKTRMDFEKTLVADQIPTLDCLLDFLMDKARHLDAGEHNARQATSFAKIASKPSTTEATRSRSRPQHTFNTSIIACPLCKSSTHRIYDYESLRSKPVPERARVVAEPNLCSNCLRRSRSSSQCRSMKSRICIGLHHSLLHQEIEEPSTGTEPTV encoded by the coding sequence ATGACATCTAGCGGACCCAACGGGGTGAAGCTTCCGAAGATCGATCTTCCCCGATTCGACGGAAGAATTGAGCACTGGTTAAACTTCAAGGCACAGTTCTCCTTCATTGACAATCAGGTATGTCTCACAGACACCCAAAAGTTTTACTACCTCAAATCCGCACTATCCAGCGAGGCAGCCGAAACAATCAACGCAGTGGACTCCACGGGAGATAATTATCCACATGCATGGGAGCTACTAAATCGGACCTACGCGAACAAAAGGTTAATAATATGGCGCCACGGCGAGCTGATACTAGAAACTCCACCCATCGAACGAAACTCGTCATCGTCGATACGTCGCCTCATCAACAATGTTCGACAACATTTAAAATCTCTAAAGTCTCTCGGGAAACCGGTTGACACGTGGGATACTGTGATCATTCTGAACCTGCTCTCCAAGTTAGATCGAAAGACAAGAATGGACTTCGAGAAAACACTCGTCGCCGACCAAATCCCAACACTGGACTGTCTTCTCGACTTCCTCATGGACAAGGCCAGACACCTCGATGCAGGAGAACATAACGCAAGGCAAGCCACCTCCTTCGCAAAGATAGCCTCAAAACCTTCTACCACGGAAGCGACAAGAAGCCGTTCCAGGCCTCAACACACATTCAATACTTCCATCATAGCCTGCCCATTATGCAAGAGTAGTACACACCGGATATACGACTACGAATCATTGCGAAGCAAACCAGTACCAGAACGAGCAAGAGTAGTCGCAGAGCCAAACTTGTGCTCAAACTGCTTACGCAGGAGTCGCTCATCAAGTCAATGCAGATCCATGAAAAGCCGGATATGCATTGGCTTGCACCACTCTCTATTACACCAAGAGATTGAAGAGCCCTCAACAGGTACGGAGCCAACAGTGTGA